The proteins below come from a single Nitrosospira sp. Is2 genomic window:
- a CDS encoding YchJ family protein: MRSRYAAYTLGREGYLLETWHPSTRPASRDVVSELHNKWLGLEVKHHEQRGPSNALVEFVARYKIGGRAHRLHEISRFVHETGRWFYVGGDIIHDPTARG; the protein is encoded by the coding sequence ATGCGCTCGCGATATGCTGCATACACCCTCGGCCGCGAAGGCTATCTGCTGGAAACATGGCATCCCAGCACACGTCCAGCCTCGCGCGACGTAGTAAGTGAGCTACACAACAAATGGCTGGGACTGGAAGTGAAGCACCATGAACAGCGAGGACCGAGTAACGCGTTGGTGGAGTTCGTAGCACGTTACAAGATTGGTGGCCGCGCCCATCGCCTGCACGAAATCAGCCGCTTCGTACATGAGACCGGGCGATGGTTTTATGTCGGTGGCGATATTATCCATGACCCAACTGCAAGGGGCTAA
- a CDS encoding PepSY-associated TM helix domain-containing protein, with protein sequence MASEISDVTGGLESRRTSKQRIGRSLLALVHRWVGLFLAVFLFISGLTGAIISWDHEVDEWLNPQLFEAQGEGVPVSPLILAEQLEAADPRLLITWVPLAGESGHNIGLGVSARIDPATGKAFELDFNQVTLDPVNGEVRGKRMWGEISLSRENLLPFLYKLHYSMHIPDGFGIELGIWFMGILAIVWALDCFVALSISFPSASAWSKSFSFRWHQGAAKLNFDLHRSGGVWVWGILLILAITAVSMNLNQQVMRPLVSLFSPLTPSPFTRPPNPPEQPIEPVVNRRAILQLATEEARQLGWSTPPGGIFYVPEIGVYGVTFFEPGHEHGDGGLGNASLYFEGKNAASAGARIPGSGTMGDIFMQAQFPLHSGRILGLPGRIMVSMMGLLVAMLSITGVIIWQKKRWARRRMSARN encoded by the coding sequence ATGGCATCTGAAATCTCTGACGTTACCGGAGGATTAGAAAGCCGGAGGACCAGCAAGCAGCGAATCGGGCGCAGCTTGCTGGCCCTGGTGCACCGCTGGGTTGGGCTTTTTCTCGCTGTTTTTCTGTTCATATCAGGGCTTACAGGCGCGATAATCTCTTGGGACCACGAGGTGGACGAGTGGCTCAACCCGCAGTTGTTCGAAGCACAGGGCGAGGGCGTACCTGTTTCCCCGTTGATTCTTGCCGAACAACTGGAAGCAGCCGATCCGCGGCTGCTAATAACCTGGGTTCCCCTAGCGGGGGAATCCGGGCATAACATTGGATTGGGCGTGAGTGCGCGTATCGATCCAGCTACAGGCAAAGCTTTCGAGCTGGATTTCAACCAGGTGACGCTTGATCCTGTGAACGGCGAGGTACGGGGGAAGCGGATGTGGGGGGAGATTTCGCTAAGCCGCGAGAATCTGCTGCCCTTCCTGTATAAGTTGCATTACAGCATGCATATCCCCGATGGGTTCGGGATAGAGCTTGGAATCTGGTTCATGGGCATCCTGGCCATTGTATGGGCACTTGACTGCTTTGTCGCTTTATCAATTTCGTTTCCAAGCGCGAGTGCGTGGTCCAAATCCTTCAGTTTTCGCTGGCATCAAGGGGCCGCCAAGCTCAATTTCGACTTGCATCGCTCCGGTGGCGTTTGGGTATGGGGGATTTTGCTGATTCTTGCGATTACGGCCGTATCGATGAATCTCAATCAGCAGGTGATGCGCCCGCTTGTGTCCCTGTTTTCACCACTAACTCCCAGTCCCTTCACCCGACCTCCCAATCCCCCTGAGCAGCCGATTGAACCTGTGGTGAACCGGCGCGCCATTCTCCAACTGGCCACCGAGGAAGCCAGACAGCTGGGTTGGAGCACGCCGCCCGGGGGCATATTCTATGTGCCAGAGATTGGCGTTTATGGTGTCACTTTTTTTGAGCCAGGGCACGAGCACGGGGACGGGGGGCTCGGTAATGCATCGTTGTATTTCGAGGGGAAAAATGCCGCTTCGGCTGGAGCCAGAATACCAGGGTCTGGAACCATGGGTGACATTTTTATGCAGGCACAATTTCCGTTGCATTCCGGGCGGATCCTCGGTCTTCCGGGCCGCATCATGGTCTCAATGATGGGGCTCCTCGTCGCGATGCTCTCCATTACAGGAGTGATTATCTGGCAAAAAAAACGGTGGGCGCGCAGACGAATGAGTGCGCGAAATTAG
- a CDS encoding cyclic peptide export ABC transporter: MTVVHGACSVFLVAQISSALTAAESERGQMALIFGVTALGVMLTYVVAAILFERLGQRAHAELRGLVARRVLAADYRHLESIGAARIQSALAEHCSRVAEFFESFPVILMNAVIVAGCLIYMALLSWQVFLLAVVVVGLGSVGYHFAHLRAIRHLSVAAEEQDRLFAYFRSLTDGAKELRLNREKQTAFYDDVLAKSIETVRRERTFGMSVFVASGGWAQFLLYAFIGLVLFALVGNVPDRALIMTGYALVFVYMVGPLEALLLNIPRANLAQVSAARIDEIIREMSSSETRAEGSSPPALHSISLKGVMHRYYHEQSDDLFTLGPIDLEFRPGEITFLVGGNGSGKTTLAKLLVGLYPPEEGKIVFNGTTVDDMNRDHYRQLFSTIFSDFHLFDRLLETSSARLNSEGNRLLEKLHLHNKVKVQNGAFTTLALSQGQRKRLALVVAYLEDRPFFMFDEWAADQDPLFKEVFYREILPELRAMGKAVLVISHDDRYFHLADQLVRMESGCLTFNSRERVKDSTASAPRKESKPAKDSPTVPAPIVFNSAV, from the coding sequence GTGACCGTGGTTCATGGCGCGTGCAGTGTATTTCTGGTGGCGCAGATCAGCTCCGCGCTTACCGCAGCAGAGTCGGAGCGTGGACAAATGGCGCTGATTTTCGGGGTTACTGCGCTCGGCGTAATGCTGACTTACGTGGTTGCCGCCATTCTCTTCGAGCGCCTGGGGCAGCGCGCCCATGCGGAGTTGCGAGGCTTGGTCGCGAGACGTGTGCTTGCGGCTGATTACCGGCACCTGGAATCAATTGGCGCGGCACGCATACAATCTGCGCTCGCCGAGCATTGCTCGCGCGTTGCAGAATTTTTCGAAAGCTTTCCGGTAATCCTGATGAACGCGGTCATCGTCGCCGGATGTCTTATATATATGGCTTTATTGTCCTGGCAGGTATTTCTGCTTGCAGTTGTCGTTGTTGGGTTGGGCTCCGTCGGTTATCACTTTGCGCATTTGCGTGCGATACGCCATCTCAGTGTCGCCGCGGAGGAGCAGGACCGACTATTTGCCTATTTTCGTTCCCTTACCGATGGGGCCAAGGAGCTTCGTCTGAATCGCGAAAAACAGACGGCGTTTTATGATGACGTACTGGCCAAATCGATCGAAACGGTGCGCCGCGAAAGAACCTTCGGGATGTCGGTCTTCGTCGCCTCGGGCGGCTGGGCCCAATTTTTGCTGTATGCGTTTATCGGGTTGGTATTATTCGCACTGGTGGGGAATGTTCCTGACAGGGCGCTCATCATGACCGGCTATGCGCTTGTGTTTGTGTATATGGTCGGGCCGCTGGAGGCACTCCTGCTGAACATTCCGCGAGCCAATCTAGCGCAGGTATCGGCCGCGCGGATCGATGAAATAATACGCGAGATGTCCAGTTCAGAGACGCGAGCGGAGGGTTCTTCTCCGCCCGCATTGCACTCTATTTCGCTGAAGGGGGTAATGCACCGTTATTATCACGAACAGAGCGACGACTTATTCACCCTGGGGCCCATAGACCTGGAGTTTCGGCCCGGAGAGATTACTTTTTTGGTAGGAGGCAATGGTAGCGGCAAGACTACTTTGGCGAAATTGCTGGTGGGCCTCTATCCGCCGGAAGAGGGAAAAATAGTTTTTAACGGCACAACAGTAGACGATATGAATCGCGACCACTATAGGCAGCTGTTTTCTACCATTTTTTCCGACTTTCACCTTTTTGATCGCCTGCTCGAGACAAGTAGCGCCCGTCTGAACAGCGAAGGCAATCGCCTCCTCGAAAAATTGCATTTGCACAACAAGGTTAAAGTGCAGAATGGAGCTTTCACTACCCTCGCGTTATCGCAAGGGCAGCGCAAGCGCCTAGCCCTGGTGGTAGCGTACCTGGAGGACCGCCCATTTTTTATGTTCGACGAATGGGCCGCGGACCAGGATCCGCTATTCAAGGAAGTGTTTTACCGGGAGATCCTTCCCGAACTACGAGCCATGGGCAAGGCCGTGCTAGTAATATCGCATGATGACCGGTACTTTCACCTTGCAGATCAACTTGTACGCATGGAGAGCGGGTGTCTGACTTTCAATAGCCGGGAACGGGTAAAGGACAGTACGGCCAGTGCGCCAAGGAAGGAAAGCAAACCGGCGAAAGACAGCCCGACGGTGCCAGCACCGATTGTATTCAACAGTGCAGTTTGA
- a CDS encoding DUF5335 domain-containing protein: MALTQLAKSRWKDYFERLSKMLGTKLVELEVASLGLGDQVEVEWVPLIGLTYDPKSDVLAVMLEGIEHNIQHPQQIYVEQDVETLHSIDVEDASGEHHILLLKDPLRLPPPAP; this comes from the coding sequence ATGGCACTTACACAACTCGCTAAATCCCGTTGGAAAGACTATTTCGAGCGCCTCTCGAAGATGTTGGGCACGAAGCTGGTGGAGTTGGAAGTCGCCAGCCTGGGACTGGGCGACCAGGTTGAGGTCGAGTGGGTACCGCTGATTGGTCTGACCTATGATCCAAAGAGCGACGTTCTGGCGGTGATGCTTGAGGGAATTGAGCACAACATCCAGCATCCGCAGCAAATATACGTGGAACAGGATGTCGAGACCCTCCACAGCATTGACGTCGAAGATGCTTCGGGAGAACATCATATTTTGCTCCTGAAGGACCCCCTCAGACTGCCGCCACCCGCACCGTAA
- a CDS encoding diguanylate cyclase, protein MLDDPAVLILMYFILPVWLLAGCADWLCHRATHIETTSGAKESMLHLLLFAEIGLPLLAAIFLQINAGIIAFMIVALVLHQATSLWDVSYAVTVREVTPVEQQVHSFLEMLPLMAILFVISLHWGQFQALFGFGPETARFELRWKEEPLPATYVLSILGAGFLFEIVPFVEEFLRGLRANRGALVPPKARTNKNP, encoded by the coding sequence ATGCTCGACGATCCGGCCGTTCTCATACTGATGTACTTCATCCTGCCGGTTTGGCTGCTAGCCGGCTGCGCCGATTGGCTTTGTCACCGGGCCACGCATATCGAGACCACAAGTGGTGCCAAGGAATCGATGCTCCACCTGCTTCTGTTTGCGGAAATTGGCCTGCCGCTGCTCGCCGCGATTTTCCTTCAGATAAACGCGGGCATCATTGCCTTCATGATTGTTGCCTTGGTTCTCCATCAGGCCACGTCCCTTTGGGACGTCAGTTATGCCGTGACAGTGCGAGAGGTGACGCCGGTCGAGCAGCAGGTGCACAGCTTCCTCGAGATGCTCCCGCTGATGGCGATCCTGTTTGTTATTTCACTGCATTGGGGCCAGTTTCAGGCACTGTTTGGCTTCGGTCCGGAAACTGCGCGCTTCGAACTCCGCTGGAAGGAAGAGCCATTGCCGGCAACCTATGTGCTTTCCATTTTGGGCGCTGGTTTCCTGTTCGAAATCGTTCCCTTCGTCGAGGAGTTCTTACGCGGGCTACGGGCGAACCGCGGCGCGCTTGTACCACCGAAAGCTCGAACGAATAAAAACCCGTGA
- a CDS encoding GNAT family N-acetyltransferase: MGKLHEQGQQLLARVTTVISRPDGIAYTATVDGDTLLLQKADGAEKSQWHLYRQADQLNLERIASKPRGVANAELLAAIEACFLSYPDCGTLNVKAHVIAVNELICSGFLLRDENGQMSVKAELFWQQPRPWLVQSQPGVFPLTYTFCHGRRHPLRPLKPMGPVYRRYIPWLERTLSFSTVDLDRDLESFSRWMNDPVVAASWREEGDLGRHRAYLQNIEADAHVTALIASLDDEAFGYFEVYWAKEDRIAPFYDVDDFDRGWHVLIGEPRFRGKPFVTAWLPSISHYLFLDDCRTQRIVIEPRADNYKMVRNLGKCGYAHVKEFDFPHKRAMLGMLLRERFFADRLWVPRETTTSPYSLSLS; this comes from the coding sequence ATGGGCAAGCTGCACGAGCAGGGTCAACAATTATTGGCTCGTGTCACGACAGTTATTAGCCGCCCTGATGGGATCGCCTATACAGCAACAGTTGATGGCGACACCTTGCTTTTGCAAAAGGCGGACGGGGCGGAAAAATCGCAGTGGCATTTGTATCGACAGGCAGATCAACTGAACCTGGAAAGGATAGCGTCTAAACCTCGCGGAGTTGCGAACGCAGAACTACTGGCGGCAATTGAAGCTTGTTTCCTTAGTTATCCCGATTGCGGGACGCTCAACGTGAAAGCTCATGTCATCGCTGTCAACGAACTAATTTGTTCGGGCTTTTTGCTCAGAGACGAAAACGGGCAAATGAGCGTTAAAGCCGAGCTTTTCTGGCAGCAGCCTCGTCCGTGGCTCGTTCAATCGCAACCAGGGGTATTCCCGCTTACCTACACGTTTTGTCACGGTCGGAGGCATCCGCTACGGCCCCTAAAGCCTATGGGTCCGGTCTACCGGCGCTATATCCCCTGGCTTGAGCGAACGCTGTCTTTCAGTACGGTGGACCTTGACCGTGACCTTGAATCATTCAGCCGCTGGATGAATGACCCAGTCGTCGCGGCATCATGGCGCGAAGAAGGCGATCTCGGAAGACATCGCGCCTATTTGCAGAACATCGAGGCAGATGCCCATGTGACAGCGCTCATCGCAAGCCTGGATGATGAGGCTTTTGGTTACTTCGAGGTCTACTGGGCAAAGGAGGACCGCATCGCCCCGTTTTACGACGTGGATGACTTCGACCGCGGCTGGCATGTACTCATTGGAGAACCTCGCTTCCGTGGCAAGCCTTTCGTTACTGCATGGTTGCCCTCGATCTCGCATTATCTGTTTCTAGACGATTGCAGGACTCAACGTATTGTCATCGAGCCTCGCGCGGATAACTACAAGATGGTTCGTAATCTTGGTAAATGCGGCTATGCGCATGTCAAGGAGTTCGATTTCCCTCACAAACGGGCGATGCTGGGCATGTTGTTACGGGAACGCTTTTTCGCGGACCGGCTGTGGGTACCGCGGGAGACGACGACATCTCCCTATTCCCTATCTCTATCCTGA
- a CDS encoding ADP-ribosylglycohydrolase family protein, whose amino-acid sequence MSDPAIQDRAAGAIMGAIIGDALGLGPHWYYDLSALRRDYGDWITTYTDPKPGRYHSNLKAGQLSQTGILLRLMLRSLIERDGYDEADFCRRMDEEILPLLNGLPVNGPGGYTQQSIRDAWRKRVQQNLPWGQTGGQADTTEAIGRTLALAVRYALQPEELASTISSNTRLTQIDDTVVTLTVAYGAVLGLLVQGHKLNRSLSGKLMRLARAGKLPFHSMAHTDLEPPKEDRPPESGHFVSPDALLTPSYVAAAALDPDIRIEPAWKVSIVYGMTCAIYHQLPAAYYLTARFPNDFESAVLHAVNSGGENQARATLTGALVGAQVGLSGIPPRFLDGLEEGETLQRFAMELASKVGALTAGRDS is encoded by the coding sequence ATGTCCGACCCCGCCATACAGGATCGAGCCGCCGGCGCCATCATGGGCGCAATAATCGGGGATGCCTTAGGACTCGGCCCCCATTGGTACTACGACCTGTCGGCGCTCCGCCGCGACTACGGTGACTGGATCACGACCTACACCGATCCAAAACCCGGGCGCTACCATAGCAACCTCAAGGCGGGCCAGCTCTCCCAAACGGGCATCCTTCTCCGGCTCATGCTGCGCTCGCTGATCGAGCGCGACGGTTATGACGAAGCGGATTTCTGCCGGCGCATGGATGAGGAAATACTTCCATTGCTCAACGGCTTGCCCGTGAACGGACCGGGCGGGTACACCCAGCAGTCGATCCGGGATGCCTGGCGCAAGCGGGTGCAGCAGAACCTGCCATGGGGGCAAACGGGAGGCCAGGCGGACACTACCGAAGCAATAGGGCGCACGCTGGCCCTGGCGGTTCGTTACGCCCTCCAGCCGGAGGAACTCGCCAGCACCATCTCCAGCAATACCCGGCTCACCCAGATCGACGATACCGTGGTTACCCTGACTGTCGCGTACGGGGCAGTGTTGGGCCTGCTCGTGCAGGGGCACAAGCTCAACAGGAGCCTTTCCGGCAAGCTCATGCGATTGGCAAGGGCGGGAAAATTGCCTTTCCATTCGATGGCGCATACCGACCTGGAGCCGCCAAAGGAGGATCGCCCGCCGGAAAGCGGGCATTTCGTCTCTCCGGACGCCCTGCTCACGCCCTCGTATGTGGCCGCGGCCGCGCTGGACCCGGATATCCGGATCGAGCCCGCATGGAAAGTCTCCATCGTTTATGGCATGACCTGTGCCATTTATCACCAGCTGCCGGCAGCCTACTATCTCACTGCCCGCTTTCCGAACGATTTTGAGTCGGCTGTGCTCCACGCTGTAAATAGCGGCGGCGAAAACCAGGCTCGGGCCACTTTGACGGGCGCGCTGGTCGGAGCCCAAGTCGGACTATCGGGAATACCCCCGCGCTTCCTCGATGGTCTGGAAGAAGGCGAAACGCTCCAGCGCTTTGCGATGGAATTGGCCTCGAAAGTCGGCGCTTTAACCGCCGGTAGGGACAGTTGA
- the glpK gene encoding glycerol kinase GlpK, with protein sequence MSEPEFGSLARHMSYILALDAGTTSVRAIIFDYDGRICGLAQKEIQQIFPHPGWVEHDPQEILQAQVAVAEKALDHAGIRPHDVAGVGIANQRETSIVWDRATGDPVYNAIVWQDRRTAQMCDKLRDAGHEGAIQQLTGLILDPYFSATKIAWILDNVAGARAQADAGRLICGTVDTWLIWKLTGNKKIHVTDPSNASRTMLFNIHGGKWDPGLLELFRIPQSMLPTVRSSSEVYGEIDAIAGLSHMTVAGAAGDQQAALFGQMCVRPGLAKNTYGTGCFLLQNIGTQAVASTQRLLTTAACKIGEKQEFALEGSVFVGGAVVQWLRDGLRLVRSAQEMDVLAASVTDSGGVVLVPAFTGLGAPHWDPYARGMLIGLTRDTSAAHVARAALEGIAFQVADLVDAMRADTGTQLKELRVDGAASRSDPLLQFQADLLGVPVVRPAVVETTALGAAYLAGLAVGFWQNTDSIATHWQIEKVFHPHMPLDRVAELRGRWKEALSRAKNWENKGEKPRSEYR encoded by the coding sequence ATGTCCGAACCCGAATTTGGCAGCTTAGCTCGACACATGTCTTATATCCTCGCTCTCGATGCGGGCACCACCAGCGTGCGCGCCATTATCTTCGATTATGATGGTCGTATCTGCGGTCTGGCTCAAAAGGAGATACAGCAGATTTTTCCCCATCCGGGCTGGGTTGAACACGACCCCCAGGAAATCTTGCAGGCGCAGGTAGCGGTGGCGGAGAAAGCCCTCGATCATGCCGGTATTCGGCCCCATGATGTCGCTGGGGTCGGCATCGCAAATCAGCGCGAGACCAGCATCGTGTGGGATCGCGCGACGGGCGATCCGGTATACAACGCCATCGTTTGGCAGGATCGGCGCACTGCCCAGATGTGCGACAAGCTGCGCGATGCAGGACACGAGGGCGCCATTCAGCAACTCACCGGGCTGATCCTCGATCCATATTTTTCCGCGACGAAGATCGCCTGGATTCTCGATAATGTGGCAGGCGCGCGCGCGCAAGCGGACGCAGGCAGGCTCATATGCGGGACGGTGGACACGTGGCTCATCTGGAAGCTGACGGGGAACAAAAAAATACATGTGACCGACCCAAGCAACGCATCCCGGACGATGCTGTTCAACATCCATGGTGGCAAATGGGACCCGGGCCTGCTTGAACTTTTCCGCATCCCGCAAAGTATGCTGCCGACGGTGCGCTCTTCGAGCGAAGTGTATGGCGAAATCGACGCTATCGCGGGCCTCTCGCATATGACCGTGGCTGGCGCGGCGGGTGATCAGCAAGCGGCTCTTTTTGGGCAAATGTGCGTGCGGCCCGGACTGGCGAAAAATACTTACGGCACTGGCTGTTTCCTGCTACAGAATATCGGCACGCAAGCGGTTGCATCCACGCAACGCCTCCTCACCACGGCAGCTTGCAAAATCGGAGAAAAGCAGGAATTCGCGCTGGAGGGCAGCGTCTTCGTCGGCGGCGCCGTCGTGCAGTGGCTGCGCGACGGGCTCCGCCTCGTCCGCTCCGCACAGGAGATGGATGTGCTTGCAGCATCAGTGACGGATAGTGGCGGCGTCGTCCTGGTGCCGGCGTTCACCGGATTAGGGGCGCCTCATTGGGACCCTTATGCGCGCGGTATGTTGATCGGCCTCACGCGTGACACGAGCGCCGCGCATGTGGCCCGGGCCGCGCTGGAAGGTATTGCATTCCAGGTGGCCGATCTGGTGGATGCGATGCGCGCTGACACCGGCACGCAGCTAAAGGAGCTGCGCGTAGATGGGGCTGCGTCCCGTAGCGATCCATTATTGCAGTTCCAGGCGGATCTTCTCGGCGTGCCCGTGGTGCGACCGGCCGTGGTCGAAACGACCGCGCTCGGGGCTGCTTATCTCGCCGGGCTCGCGGTCGGTTTTTGGCAAAACACCGATTCGATCGCGACACATTGGCAGATCGAGAAAGTCTTCCATCCGCATATGCCGCTCGACCGCGTGGCCGAACTCCGAGGGCGCTGGAAAGAAGCGCTGAGCCGCGCGAAAAATTGGGAGAATAAAGGGGAAAAGCCGCGAAGTGAATACCGCTGA
- a CDS encoding serine/threonine protein kinase, with protein sequence MIQTSHSNPTNFSALNPDCVLNALESVGFRSDGRLLALNSYENRVYEVGMDEGPPLVAKFYRPGRWTDAAILEEHAFVQELAEHEIPVVCALAPNGLTLHRFDGYRFAIFLKHGGRAPELEDRNTLERIGRFLGRIHALGSLRPFSERPTLNSATFGAQPRDYLLGHGFIPADLEAAYRSAANQALDGVQHCFERAGDVRALRLHGDCHPGNVLWTEQGPHFVDFDDSRMGPAIQDLWMLLSGERADMARQLTDILTGYEDFADFDERELHLIEALRTLRLIHYAAWLAARWDDPAFQKAFPWFNTQRYWQDRILELREQIALMDEPPLWQA encoded by the coding sequence ATGATACAGACCAGTCATTCAAATCCAACGAATTTTTCCGCCCTTAACCCCGATTGCGTGCTGAACGCACTGGAAAGCGTGGGCTTCCGCAGCGATGGCAGGTTGCTGGCACTTAACAGCTACGAGAATCGTGTCTATGAAGTGGGCATGGATGAAGGCCCGCCGCTGGTAGCGAAATTCTATCGTCCGGGGCGCTGGACCGATGCGGCGATACTCGAAGAACACGCGTTTGTACAGGAACTGGCCGAACACGAAATTCCGGTGGTGTGCGCGTTGGCGCCGAACGGGCTGACGCTGCACCGTTTCGACGGCTATCGCTTCGCTATTTTTCTAAAACACGGCGGGCGCGCGCCGGAACTGGAAGATCGCAACACACTTGAACGAATCGGACGTTTCCTCGGGCGCATACACGCACTCGGCTCGTTGAGGCCGTTTAGCGAACGCCCTACTCTTAATAGCGCCACTTTCGGCGCACAACCGCGGGACTACCTGCTGGGGCACGGATTTATTCCCGCCGATCTTGAGGCGGCCTACCGCAGCGCGGCAAATCAGGCCCTGGACGGCGTTCAACACTGCTTTGAACGTGCCGGTGACGTGCGAGCGCTACGCCTGCATGGCGACTGCCACCCGGGCAACGTGCTGTGGACAGAGCAAGGGCCCCACTTTGTTGATTTTGATGATAGCCGCATGGGTCCGGCAATACAGGACTTGTGGATGCTATTGTCGGGCGAACGCGCCGACATGGCGCGGCAGTTAACCGATATCCTCACCGGGTACGAAGATTTTGCCGATTTCGACGAACGCGAATTGCATCTGATCGAGGCACTACGCACCCTGCGCCTTATCCACTACGCCGCGTGGCTCGCGGCGCGCTGGGATGATCCCGCGTTCCAGAAGGCATTCCCATGGTTCAATACCCAGCGCTATTGGCAGGATCGTATCCTCGAATTGCGCGAGCAGATTGCGTTGATGGATGAGCCGCCGCTATGGCAGGCATAA
- a CDS encoding DNA topoisomerase IB, which translates to MSLWPEGTESGALRVEALAAQAEAAGLIYVSDSDAGIRRIRCGRGFRYIDPNKTTIKDKTELERIARLAIPPAYTDVWICLDPQGHLQATGLDARKRKQYRYHPEWREARDDIKFGRMAEFGEALPRLRQCLQKDLRQRGLPRKKVVAAIVSLLDSTRVRIGNLSYARDNNSFGLTTLRKRHLAFINGRHVLLRFRGKSGVEHEVRIDDRRIVNIIRDCQQLRGQHLFQYLDGSGKRHPIGAEQVNAYLRETMDAEFTAKDFRTWGATLRAFELMLDTPLPESSSKRALNACILSATRKVAEELRNTPAVCRKSYINPAVFLAWQNGVLHRCMRDVAEGMQEELECVVLRFLHQEQTSNGILVR; encoded by the coding sequence GTGAGTTTGTGGCCTGAGGGAACAGAATCGGGCGCGCTCAGGGTAGAGGCGCTGGCGGCCCAGGCCGAGGCTGCGGGACTGATCTATGTATCGGACAGCGATGCTGGGATTCGTAGAATACGTTGCGGTCGCGGCTTTCGGTATATCGACCCCAATAAAACAACAATTAAAGATAAGACCGAACTTGAACGCATTGCTCGGTTGGCGATCCCTCCGGCTTATACCGATGTGTGGATTTGCCTTGACCCTCAAGGCCATTTACAGGCAACCGGACTGGACGCGCGAAAGCGTAAGCAGTACCGTTATCATCCTGAGTGGCGCGAAGCGCGAGACGATATCAAATTCGGTCGAATGGCGGAGTTCGGCGAAGCGCTACCACGGCTTCGCCAGTGCCTGCAGAAGGACCTGAGGCAACGAGGTTTGCCGCGAAAAAAGGTCGTTGCCGCCATTGTAAGCTTGCTGGACAGCACACGCGTCCGTATCGGCAACCTCTCTTATGCCCGCGATAACAATAGTTTTGGGCTGACCACGCTGCGTAAGCGTCATCTGGCCTTCATCAATGGGCGGCACGTACTGCTGAGATTCCGTGGCAAGAGCGGTGTCGAGCATGAGGTCCGGATAGATGATCGGCGCATCGTCAACATCATCCGTGACTGCCAGCAGTTGCGCGGTCAGCATCTTTTCCAATACCTGGATGGCAGTGGTAAACGTCACCCCATCGGAGCGGAGCAGGTGAACGCCTACCTGCGTGAAACCATGGATGCCGAGTTTACCGCCAAGGATTTCCGCACGTGGGGTGCGACGCTAAGAGCGTTTGAACTAATGCTGGACACGCCATTGCCTGAATCCTCAAGCAAGAGGGCGCTTAATGCCTGTATCCTGTCTGCGACGAGAAAAGTTGCTGAAGAGTTACGCAATACCCCGGCGGTCTGCCGTAAATCCTACATTAATCCAGCAGTGTTTCTTGCCTGGCAAAATGGAGTTCTTCATAGGTGCATGCGAGACGTCGCAGAGGGGATGCAGGAAGAGCTGGAATGCGTCGTGCTTCGTTTCCTTCATCAGGAACAAACGTCCAACGGTATACTCGTGCGCTAG